The region CTTAGGAGTTTGTTCCGGAGTAATTTGATTACCAGGAAATAATCCAAATAAATGAGATATATGGCGATGGCCTAATTCTAATTCCTCATATTCTTCATTCCATTCCTTAATGGTGCCATTGCTATGTACTCTTGTCTCAGGTAATCGGCTAAGACAGTCTTTTACTGACTTGGTGAGCTTCTCATTCAGAGCTATTGGAACTTCTTTATTCTCGGTAGAATTCTTTGCATCTAACAGGGTATGATATGCATCAATATAATGATGGAATAACTCTCTCATAATTTGATGATCCATCGTACATCCAGCGCAGAGGTATCCGATTCGTCCATTTGGATGGCGGTATTTATTTTCCGGACTGGCAGTTGGAGATAGAATCAACTTACCATTCTCATCTTCAGTCAAAAATTCAGTTAGGAATAGGCAGGCATCTGAGAGAACCGGAAACATATTGATTAAGAAATTGATGTCTTTTGTATACTCATAATGCTCCCAGATATGAAGGCAAAGCCATGCACCGCCTAGTACCCAGTAGGTCCCAGGAAGCCAGTAATCCTGTGGTGCACAATCACCCCATAGATCCGTATTATGATGAGCAACAAATCCATGGCAGCCATACATCTTTTCTGCGGTAACTTTACCATTTTGGTGCATACGTTTTAATAAATCAAAGAGTGGAAGATGAAGCTCTGGTAAGTTAAGTTTCTCAGCAAACCAATAATTCATCTCCGTATTAATATTAATGGTGAATTTACCACCCCAAGGTGGTGTCATACTGTTATTCCAGATACCTTGAAGATTCGCTGGAAGAGTGCCTGGCCTACTACAGCTTATGAGTAGGTATCTCCCAAAATGAAAGTAATCTTCTAACAGTTTAAGATCACTATGCCCCATTCTCATTCTTTCAAGACGTTTGGCGGTATCCAAAGTAGCAACGTCAGCTTCTTCCTCTGCAGATGGAGTTAAAATCAAATCGTTTCGCTTAAAAAAGCTCTGGTAATCTTTCTTGTGGGAACGTTTTAGTTCGTCAAATTGTAATGACTTCACATCCATAAGATGAGATTTTACATCATTTGTATAGTTTTCACTACGATAAGCAGTTCTGATATCAAAAAATAAGGTTACTGTTGTAGCTTCCGATACAACAAGGTGTGCTCCAATGGTTTTTATCTTACCATCACAGGAAGCTGCTGTAAGGCGGTTGCAAAACGGAATTCCTCCACGGTAAGTTAGAACTATTGAGTCTCCATTCTCACAGTATAAACGATCCATGAAATGAGGTCTTGATAAAAGAATGCTTAGATTTAACTTTCTAGGTCCCTTGCTGGTGAATCGCATTACAAAAACATCAGCTGGTGTACTGATGAGATGTTCCCGTATAAAAGTAGTTCCTTCAAAATCATAGGAAACAGTTACGGTTGCTTCTGATAGATTTAATTGCCTTTTATAATTTGTTACTTCGCTATGCCCGGTCGTTATATGTATTTCCCCTGCAGTCTGGTAACAACGCATATTATCAGGGGTTCCACTAAGTGAATGTAAAGTAGCGTTTTGTGCTTCCTCTAAATTACCGTCTGCAATCAGTGATCGAATGATTGGCAGATTCTTTTTTGCGTCTGGGTTATTTCGATCCATTGCATACCCAGACCAGATACTATCTTCATTTACTTGAATAATTTCGTGCTCTGGTTTTCCATAAATCATTGCGCCAAGTCTACCATTACCAAGAGGCAAGGCTTCATCCCAGTCTTTCGCTGGGTCTTGATACCAAAGGATATGTCTTTGCATATGAGTATTTGCTCCTTCCCTTATCTATTCTCCCTATGTAATACATTGAAATTTTTTATGACTTATCTTTGGTTGGTATGCTTTTCTCATCTAATTCGAGCTCGGGAAAAGTTCGCGAAGTTCTTTTACTTTTCATGACAATTGAAATGGGTTTTAATCCAATTTTACATTACTTATAGGTTATAACAAAAAGAGATGGAAATCAATAACAATTGGTGACAAGATATCTACATATTATGGGCTTGAAAGCAAAAAAATCTGTATTATTTTGATTTTATTCATGTTACACTGATGTAGTAACTAAAAAGAACGACAGCAAAGCAAATACGTTGCTAAGGAGTAGAAGAATGAAATTACGCGAGGCAATATTAAACAGAGATTTAGATGTTGTGAAGGATCTATTAGTAAAGGATCCAAATTCAATTGAGGATAAAACTGGAGGAGTATGGTTACCATTTTTGGCAGCATCTCTAGGAGATTTAGAAATTGTACGGTATATTGTAGAATATTCCAGAGCAAGTTTTAATGAAACAGATGAATTAAACAGAAACGTTCTTCATTATGGTGTTGAATCAGGTAACATTTCCGTTGTTCGTTACCTAGTAGAAAGAGTTGGAATGTCACCGGTTTCTGGAGATATCAACCTAGTAACACCATATGAAATAGCATACGAAAATAAAAATAAAGAAATTCTTACTTACTTTGAAGAAGTTTGTGGAGCACCATATGAACAGATGTATCATAACCCAATTCGTACCGGTATGCATCCAGATCCATCAATCATTTGTGTGGGAGATGACTTTTATATGGTTAACTCCTCCTTTATATTCTTCCCTTGTATTCCAATCTCTCATTCCAAGGACTTAATTCATTGGAAAGTCATTGGACATGCAATTACAAACCCAGAGTGGGCGTACTTAGATGAACTAGAAGGTGGCCGTGGATATTGGGCACCAGACATTTCTTATTATGAAGGAAAATATTATATTACTGCAACCTATCGTTTAAATGACACTGGAACTGTCTATAGAAAACAAATGGTTGTTTCTTCGGATAAACCAGAAGGTCCATATTGTGAACCAGTATTTCTTGATGAGGATGGTATTGATCCATCTATCTTTACGGATGACGATGGAAGACGCTATATGTTATTAAATCGTGGAGCAAGAATATTTGAGATTAGTAAAGATGGAAAAAAACAGCTTTCCGAAGCTACCCTTTTATATTATGGGCATCAAAAGAGAGCACCGGAAGGATCGCATTTACTTAAAAAGGACGGTTGGTATTACCTTTTCCAAGCAGAAGGTGGGACCGGTCTAGGTCATCGTATCTCTGTTGCCAGATCCAAAGAACTATTTGGTGTATACACCCCATGCCCTTACAATCCGATTATGAGACAGCAGGATGAAAAGGGAGCAATCAAACGTTGTGGTCACGGAAAACCTGTGAAAACTCCAAATGGTGAGTGGTATATGGTTTACTTATGTGGCAGACAGTTAGAGGGTGAATATAGCTTACTTGGACGTGAAACAGCACTCGATCCAATTACTTGGACAGCAGATGGTTGGCCACTTGTAAATAATCTGGAAGGACCTAGTGTCCTACAAAAACTACCAAACTTAACTCCATATATTCCTGAACCGGAGTCGGATGATTTTAAGAATGGTATATTAAGCAGTTTATGGGTATCTCAACGCGTACCAGAGGAGAATGCGTATACATTTGGCAATGGATACTTAAAGATACAGGGAAGTAAAAAAGATTTAGATACGACAGAGTCAAGAAATATTTTATTACGCAGACAACAAGATTTTCACTTTACGTTTGAGGTAACAGTAGGTGATATAAACCTTAACATTGGACAGGATTATGGTTTAACCTGTTATTATGATGAAAATACGTATCTTAAATACGGTCTCTTCGAAACAAAAGAAGGTTTATTCTTACAGGTAGTGGAACACATTGATGAGGAGACAAAGATAAGCCTATCAACAAAGGTTACAAAAGGAGAGTACAGTCTTCGCATTGTGACAGAAGGGCTTAAGAGAAGCTTTTATTATCAGAGCATAGTTGATCAGGAGGAAACTAATTGGCATTCCCTTGGTCAGCTTGATCGAGTTTATTATCTATGTGATGAAGGTATCAATCGAGGAAAACGCTTTACCGGTGCTATGGTAGGTATGTATGCTCACGCTGGTGAGAACTCCTCCTTAACTGGTGAATTTAAAGACATTGTATATCAAGGTATGGACCGATAAGAAGCATTTAGTTAATAATTTTCATAAGAGAGAGGCATTCGCAGAACTTATTAATTGTGGATGCCTCTTTTCGCGTTAATCTTGCAAAATAATACATGTTTTGATATGATAACTTATCAGAAGTTTGTTTATAAACTTTTGATAGAAGGTACGAAATTTTAAAGAAGTGTATATTTATGACAAGGAAAAGTTCGCTAAGTGACTTTTACTTGCTTAAGCTATAATGAATGGAGAAAAAAATGAAAGA is a window of Lachnoclostridium phytofermentans ISDg DNA encoding:
- a CDS encoding family 43 glycosylhydrolase is translated as MKLREAILNRDLDVVKDLLVKDPNSIEDKTGGVWLPFLAASLGDLEIVRYIVEYSRASFNETDELNRNVLHYGVESGNISVVRYLVERVGMSPVSGDINLVTPYEIAYENKNKEILTYFEEVCGAPYEQMYHNPIRTGMHPDPSIICVGDDFYMVNSSFIFFPCIPISHSKDLIHWKVIGHAITNPEWAYLDELEGGRGYWAPDISYYEGKYYITATYRLNDTGTVYRKQMVVSSDKPEGPYCEPVFLDEDGIDPSIFTDDDGRRYMLLNRGARIFEISKDGKKQLSEATLLYYGHQKRAPEGSHLLKKDGWYYLFQAEGGTGLGHRISVARSKELFGVYTPCPYNPIMRQQDEKGAIKRCGHGKPVKTPNGEWYMVYLCGRQLEGEYSLLGRETALDPITWTADGWPLVNNLEGPSVLQKLPNLTPYIPEPESDDFKNGILSSLWVSQRVPEENAYTFGNGYLKIQGSKKDLDTTESRNILLRRQQDFHFTFEVTVGDINLNIGQDYGLTCYYDENTYLKYGLFETKEGLFLQVVEHIDEETKISLSTKVTKGEYSLRIVTEGLKRSFYYQSIVDQEETNWHSLGQLDRVYYLCDEGINRGKRFTGAMVGMYAHAGENSSLTGEFKDIVYQGMDR
- a CDS encoding glycoside hydrolase family 95 protein, whose amino-acid sequence is MQRHILWYQDPAKDWDEALPLGNGRLGAMIYGKPEHEIIQVNEDSIWSGYAMDRNNPDAKKNLPIIRSLIADGNLEEAQNATLHSLSGTPDNMRCYQTAGEIHITTGHSEVTNYKRQLNLSEATVTVSYDFEGTTFIREHLISTPADVFVMRFTSKGPRKLNLSILLSRPHFMDRLYCENGDSIVLTYRGGIPFCNRLTAASCDGKIKTIGAHLVVSEATTVTLFFDIRTAYRSENYTNDVKSHLMDVKSLQFDELKRSHKKDYQSFFKRNDLILTPSAEEEADVATLDTAKRLERMRMGHSDLKLLEDYFHFGRYLLISCSRPGTLPANLQGIWNNSMTPPWGGKFTININTEMNYWFAEKLNLPELHLPLFDLLKRMHQNGKVTAEKMYGCHGFVAHHNTDLWGDCAPQDYWLPGTYWVLGGAWLCLHIWEHYEYTKDINFLINMFPVLSDACLFLTEFLTEDENGKLILSPTASPENKYRHPNGRIGYLCAGCTMDHQIMRELFHHYIDAYHTLLDAKNSTENKEVPIALNEKLTKSVKDCLSRLPETRVHSNGTIKEWNEEYEELELGHRHISHLFGLFPGNQITPEQTPKLSEAAKKTLERRLEHGGGHTGWSRAWIINFWARLGNGDLAYQNVKALLTGSTLPNLFDNHPPFQIDGNFGSISGLCEMIFQYRNNTLFLLPAFPDEIKDVTFLGYKATYGLTADLSYTNGELKSVVLTSKEPRSILLNYRNKLVKINLTKGENDVDCNIFSLIME